A genomic region of Leptolyngbya sp. NIES-2104 contains the following coding sequences:
- a CDS encoding tetratricopeptide repeat protein, producing the protein MRFIRLPFHLAAIAALGLSVSPAIAQESKPAPEVANRLQQSQNFFSQGENRVRDTQYREALEAYNHAIQLNPTWGSPYVSRGAVRSKLGDYQGAIQDLDQAAQLNPTDALIYAHRGSARFNLGDIEAALADLNEAISLNPNLAIAYVNRGFIRSQSRSWDEAIADFDQALKVEPKSVPALVNRGFAKSQKGDQQAALTDLNEAIKLQPNSADAFLARGTLQHEIGDSEKAIADFSQAIRLKPNLSDAYYNRAQVNAQLGYLEAAEADLTKLATLTPDRATVFHQRGMIRAALENSEGAIADYNQALKLDPNFAPAIKSRGDLRAASGDKQGAIADYSQAVQIQPNFAAALTQRAELRAKLGDRFGATQDFSAAADVDSNNPDAFENRGEARMKTGDLQGAIADFNQAIRLDSNRPNAFYQRGVLLMRMGNRQSAIVDLQRAADLYLQKGDAEGYRNALAQMN; encoded by the coding sequence ATGCGTTTTATTCGTCTTCCGTTTCATCTTGCCGCGATTGCGGCTTTAGGGCTATCTGTTTCACCTGCGATTGCTCAAGAATCCAAGCCCGCTCCCGAAGTGGCGAACCGACTTCAGCAATCTCAAAACTTCTTCAGCCAGGGCGAAAATCGCGTCCGGGATACTCAATATCGCGAGGCATTAGAAGCCTACAATCACGCGATTCAACTGAATCCGACTTGGGGCAGTCCTTATGTCAGCCGGGGAGCCGTACGATCGAAGCTCGGAGATTACCAAGGCGCAATCCAAGACCTCGACCAAGCCGCGCAACTGAATCCGACCGATGCCCTGATTTACGCTCATCGGGGCAGTGCGCGGTTTAATTTGGGAGACATTGAGGCAGCGCTGGCAGACTTGAACGAAGCGATCTCACTCAATCCAAATTTAGCAATTGCCTACGTAAATCGCGGGTTTATACGGAGTCAATCACGAAGCTGGGATGAAGCGATCGCAGATTTTGACCAAGCCCTGAAAGTCGAGCCGAAATCCGTTCCTGCTCTGGTAAATCGTGGTTTTGCCAAATCACAAAAAGGCGATCAACAAGCGGCTTTAACTGATTTGAATGAAGCGATCAAACTGCAACCCAATTCCGCTGATGCGTTTCTAGCTCGTGGCACCCTCCAGCACGAAATTGGAGATTCAGAAAAAGCGATCGCCGATTTTTCCCAAGCAATTCGCCTGAAACCAAATTTATCCGATGCCTACTACAATCGCGCTCAAGTCAATGCCCAACTCGGTTATCTCGAAGCCGCTGAAGCAGATTTAACCAAATTGGCAACGCTGACTCCCGATCGTGCAACGGTCTTTCATCAGCGCGGTATGATTCGAGCAGCTTTGGAGAATTCCGAAGGCGCGATCGCAGATTACAACCAGGCATTGAAACTTGATCCGAATTTCGCCCCTGCGATTAAGAGCCGAGGAGATTTAAGAGCGGCATCCGGTGACAAACAGGGCGCGATCGCGGATTATTCTCAAGCAGTTCAGATTCAACCAAATTTCGCTGCTGCCCTGACCCAACGGGCAGAACTGAGAGCGAAGTTAGGCGATCGATTTGGTGCAACTCAAGATTTTAGCGCTGCGGCTGATGTCGATAGCAACAATCCAGACGCTTTTGAGAATCGAGGTGAAGCGAGAATGAAAACTGGGGATTTGCAGGGTGCGATCGCGGATTTCAATCAAGCGATTCGCCTCGATTCCAATCGACCGAACGCCTTTTATCAGCGTGGCGTTTTATTGATGCGAATGGGCAATCGGCAAAGTGCGATCGTCGATTTACAACGTGCTGCCGATTTGTATCTGCAAAAAGGTGATGCGGAAGGCTACCGGAACGCATTGGCACAAATGAACTAA
- a CDS encoding dihydrolipoamide acetyltransferase family protein, which yields MIHEIFMPALSSTMTEGKIVSWTKSPGDKVEKGETVVVVESDKADMDVESFYEGYLATIVTQAGESAPVGAAIALLAETEAEIELAKQQATSTAAPADSPAAPAAAPEPVAVAASTNGSSAAAKNGRTVASPRARKLAKDLKVNLETLVGTGPHGRIVAEDVETAAGKTVTKPAVPAAPTPVPAVPARVAAVAPTPRPAAPAPTQPGQIQPMNTLQTAVVRNMMASLDVPVFRVGYTITTDALDKLYKQVKSKGVTMTALLAKAVAVTLKKHPLLYSSYVENGIHFNAGINVAVAVAMEDGGLITPVLKNAEQQDLYSLSRSWKDLVDRARSKQLQPDEYSSGTFTLSNLGMFGVDTFDAILPPGQGSILAIGASRANVVATDDGMLGVRRQMQVNITCDHRIIYGADAAAFLRDLAKLIETDAQSLTL from the coding sequence ATGATCCATGAAATTTTCATGCCCGCTCTCAGTTCCACGATGACCGAAGGAAAAATCGTGTCCTGGACTAAATCACCGGGCGACAAAGTTGAAAAAGGCGAAACCGTCGTGGTGGTGGAATCGGACAAAGCCGACATGGATGTCGAATCGTTCTACGAAGGCTATCTCGCCACGATCGTGACTCAAGCGGGCGAATCCGCTCCCGTCGGAGCCGCGATCGCGCTTCTGGCAGAAACCGAAGCCGAAATCGAACTCGCCAAACAGCAAGCCACCTCAACTGCTGCCCCCGCTGATTCACCCGCTGCGCCCGCTGCCGCTCCTGAACCTGTTGCCGTTGCCGCTTCGACCAATGGCAGTAGTGCTGCTGCAAAAAATGGTCGAACCGTGGCTTCTCCTCGCGCTCGTAAACTCGCAAAAGATCTGAAAGTCAATCTTGAAACCCTAGTGGGTACAGGTCCTCACGGTCGCATCGTGGCAGAAGATGTCGAAACGGCGGCTGGAAAAACCGTGACGAAGCCTGCGGTTCCTGCCGCACCGACTCCGGTTCCTGCTGTTCCTGCTCGCGTTGCCGCCGTTGCACCGACTCCCAGACCTGCCGCACCCGCGCCCACGCAGCCCGGTCAGATTCAACCGATGAATACGCTCCAAACAGCGGTTGTACGGAACATGATGGCAAGTCTCGATGTTCCTGTGTTCCGAGTCGGTTATACGATTACAACTGATGCGCTGGACAAACTCTACAAGCAGGTGAAATCAAAAGGAGTCACGATGACTGCACTCCTCGCGAAAGCAGTTGCGGTAACGTTGAAAAAACATCCATTACTGTATTCAAGCTATGTTGAAAATGGCATTCACTTTAATGCTGGAATCAATGTTGCGGTTGCTGTTGCGATGGAAGATGGAGGACTGATCACGCCTGTATTGAAAAATGCAGAGCAGCAAGATCTCTATTCGCTGTCTCGTAGCTGGAAAGATTTAGTCGATCGAGCACGTTCTAAACAACTCCAACCCGACGAGTACAGTTCTGGAACCTTTACGCTCTCGAATCTAGGAATGTTCGGAGTTGATACGTTTGACGCGATTTTGCCACCGGGACAGGGATCAATTTTAGCGATCGGGGCTTCTCGTGCGAATGTCGTCGCGACCGATGACGGAATGCTAGGCGTTCGTCGTCAAATGCAGGTGAATATCACTTGCGATCACCGGATTATTTATGGTGCAGATGCGGCTGCATTTTTACGGGATCTAGCGAAATTGATTGAAACGGATGCTCAATCGTTGACCCTATAG
- a CDS encoding TerB family tellurite resistance protein: MDETKTLVKILIGVAWLDGRIQPEERSYLQRIAKEKGVESDREIQPILYELRSVKSEECYQWVQEYLGDAPTSERCHQLIEEISGLIYLDGSIDSEEAKLLTRLQILESEPAPNLHTKVVDAIRKLYQQGLAKIEKL, translated from the coding sequence ATGGATGAAACAAAAACACTGGTGAAAATCCTAATCGGAGTCGCATGGCTCGATGGCAGAATTCAGCCTGAAGAGCGATCGTATCTTCAGCGGATTGCGAAAGAAAAAGGGGTAGAGAGCGATCGCGAAATTCAGCCGATTCTCTACGAACTGCGATCGGTGAAATCCGAAGAATGCTATCAGTGGGTGCAAGAATACTTAGGCGATGCTCCCACTTCTGAGCGCTGTCATCAATTGATTGAAGAGATCAGCGGATTAATTTATCTCGATGGCTCGATCGATAGCGAAGAAGCAAAACTCTTAACTCGACTGCAAATTCTCGAATCTGAACCCGCTCCAAATTTGCATACGAAAGTCGTAGATGCGATTCGCAAACTTTACCAGCAAGGACTCGCAAAAATTGAAAAGCTTTGA
- a CDS encoding phycobiliprotein lyase, translating into MDIVEFFEQSAGKWSSMRTSHHLAFKQQEGGKSTIEIELLDKTDPAVIQLCQMYEIDPTTALCGARVTWDGTMEWDEEKHSGSTVLVPIADPENSNQGKLLREMGYAEKAPVAGRYEMADNNELSLITEYDTMYSKERLWFESPNVRLRHSILKRFGGFSMASFCSEVRMGGIKPDPQTADAATTNS; encoded by the coding sequence ATGGATATTGTGGAATTTTTTGAACAAAGTGCGGGCAAATGGTCGTCGATGCGAACCAGTCATCATCTCGCGTTTAAGCAACAAGAAGGCGGAAAATCAACGATCGAGATCGAGTTATTAGATAAGACTGATCCGGCTGTGATTCAGCTTTGTCAAATGTACGAAATTGATCCCACAACGGCTTTGTGCGGTGCACGAGTGACTTGGGATGGCACGATGGAATGGGATGAGGAAAAGCATTCGGGTTCAACGGTTCTAGTCCCGATCGCTGATCCAGAAAATTCCAATCAAGGCAAACTTCTCCGTGAGATGGGATATGCAGAAAAGGCTCCGGTTGCAGGGCGCTATGAAATGGCAGATAACAACGAACTGTCACTGATTACGGAATATGACACGATGTATTCCAAGGAGCGGCTGTGGTTTGAAAGTCCGAATGTGCGCTTACGTCACAGCATTCTGAAACGATTTGGTGGTTTTAGTATGGCTTCGTTCTGTTCTGAGGTGAGAATGGGTGGAATCAAGCCCGACCCGCAGACGGCGGATGCCGCAACGACGAATAGTTAG
- a CDS encoding AmpG family muropeptide MFS transporter yields MNIQPYLRVFQSRKMAALILLGFSSGLPLYLTGKEPLQAWLSQEGVDLKVITAFSVAAIPYSLKFLWSPLLDRFVPPLLGRRRGWLIVSQIILLLAIAWMAFQDTSQLQQVAVNSGDACRNETVFRGFCEFWNTIKALSISPFFLAALVVAFFSASQDIVADAYRTEVLQEYERGAGASVFLLGYRVAILVAGAITFYLAGVMPWRWVYVVMALLMSIGIVSSLIAPEPTREIRPPETLRESVVLPFQDFIGRNGAGRALAILVFIVVYRLGDSLLRNVATPFLLDKGLKFSPEDLASPRALSIVAIIVGTLAGGAIMTRIGVNRSLWFFAVLQAGGNLLYVLLAEVGKNFPLMILAINLENFCAGLESAAFVAFLMGLCNPGLSATQYALLSSLAAFSRDILVAPAGQWAQSMGWTAFFLLTAVLAVPGLLLLPFFAPWKEQKAD; encoded by the coding sequence GTGAATATTCAACCGTATCTTCGAGTGTTTCAGAGTCGAAAAATGGCGGCTCTGATTCTGTTGGGCTTCTCATCTGGCTTACCGCTTTACTTAACTGGAAAAGAGCCGCTTCAAGCCTGGTTAAGTCAAGAAGGAGTTGATCTGAAAGTGATCACAGCCTTTAGCGTGGCGGCAATCCCCTACTCGCTGAAATTCCTCTGGTCGCCGTTGCTCGATCGCTTTGTTCCGCCCTTACTCGGTCGCCGTCGCGGTTGGCTGATTGTTAGTCAGATTATTTTACTTTTAGCGATCGCTTGGATGGCATTTCAAGATACGAGCCAACTCCAGCAAGTCGCTGTCAACTCCGGAGACGCGTGCCGCAATGAAACTGTATTCAGAGGCTTTTGTGAGTTTTGGAATACGATCAAAGCGCTCTCGATTAGTCCATTCTTTTTGGCGGCGTTGGTTGTAGCATTTTTTAGCGCCAGTCAAGATATCGTCGCAGATGCGTATCGGACGGAAGTGTTACAAGAATACGAACGGGGTGCGGGTGCGTCGGTCTTTCTGCTGGGGTATCGGGTGGCGATTCTGGTGGCGGGAGCAATTACGTTTTATTTAGCGGGTGTGATGCCGTGGCGGTGGGTGTATGTGGTCATGGCGCTGCTAATGTCGATCGGTATTGTTAGTTCTCTCATTGCACCGGAACCGACACGAGAAATTCGACCCCCGGAAACCCTAAGAGAATCAGTAGTGTTACCGTTTCAGGATTTTATCGGGAGAAATGGAGCAGGACGAGCACTGGCAATTCTTGTGTTTATCGTGGTTTATCGATTGGGAGATTCTCTGCTGCGAAACGTGGCAACGCCGTTTTTATTAGATAAAGGATTGAAGTTTAGCCCGGAAGATCTAGCATCACCGAGAGCGTTGAGTATTGTGGCGATCATTGTGGGAACGCTGGCAGGTGGCGCGATTATGACGCGAATTGGGGTGAATCGATCGCTGTGGTTTTTCGCCGTTCTGCAAGCAGGTGGAAACTTACTCTACGTTTTACTTGCAGAAGTGGGAAAGAATTTTCCATTAATGATTTTGGCAATTAATCTAGAAAACTTTTGTGCGGGATTAGAATCAGCGGCGTTTGTGGCATTTTTGATGGGACTTTGTAATCCCGGATTGTCTGCAACTCAGTACGCCTTGCTGTCCAGTTTAGCGGCATTTAGTCGCGATATTTTGGTTGCACCTGCGGGACAGTGGGCGCAGTCGATGGGCTGGACGGCTTTCTTTTTGCTGACTGCGGTTTTGGCGGTACCGGGATTATTACTGCTGCCATTTTTTGCACCTTGGAAAGAGCAAAAGGCAGACTGA
- a CDS encoding CCA tRNA nucleotidyltransferase, which translates to MNLQLEHYRNVALVSSALSPETWPFSLKWLPKSACLVGGTVRDALLDRHSEYLDLDFVLPSDAVETAQAIARHYRAGFVVLDAERQIARVVFEQGTADFALQVGDTLEADLRRRDFTVNAIAYNPHTKDLLDPLHGYEDLQQKRLRMVSVENLAEDPLRLLRAYRQAAQLGFSLELETQQAIRELAPNLNRIAAERVQSELNYLLGTARGTHWIKTAWEDGLLNDWFPSASIEKLAQIAAIDHVTVHLQETWTEFWSELSRTVRGTPKASEAKGSVRTWVTIAKLASLLPDDPEMAEAQLWRLKYSRAEIQAVCTALKALPQLKSDCAIINWSLAEQYQFFQGVGAVFPAIALLGFAIKLPVEGVAMLIDRFLNPADPVAHPSPILTGQDLISLLQIPPSPQIGKILAALQLARAEGKISTREDAIEFAKSFV; encoded by the coding sequence GTGAATTTGCAGTTAGAACATTATCGCAACGTGGCATTGGTTTCATCTGCTCTATCTCCGGAGACGTGGCCCTTTAGCTTAAAGTGGTTGCCAAAATCCGCGTGTTTAGTGGGCGGGACAGTGCGAGATGCGTTGCTTGATCGACATTCTGAATATCTTGATCTTGATTTTGTTTTGCCCTCGGATGCGGTCGAGACGGCGCAAGCGATCGCTCGTCATTATCGGGCTGGGTTTGTCGTGCTCGATGCGGAGCGCCAAATTGCGCGGGTCGTGTTTGAACAGGGGACAGCGGATTTTGCGTTACAAGTCGGGGACACGCTCGAAGCGGATTTGCGGCGGCGCGATTTTACGGTGAATGCGATCGCGTACAATCCCCATACAAAAGATTTGCTCGATCCGCTCCACGGCTATGAGGATTTGCAGCAGAAACGGCTCAGAATGGTTTCTGTCGAGAATTTGGCAGAAGATCCGCTGCGATTGTTGCGGGCGTATCGTCAAGCGGCTCAGCTTGGATTTTCGCTGGAATTAGAGACTCAGCAAGCGATTCGAGAACTAGCACCAAATTTGAATCGCATTGCAGCGGAACGAGTGCAGTCTGAGTTGAATTATTTGCTAGGAACGGCGCGGGGAACGCACTGGATTAAGACGGCTTGGGAAGATGGTTTATTGAACGATTGGTTTCCAAGTGCGTCGATCGAGAAATTGGCTCAAATTGCTGCGATCGATCATGTCACGGTTCATCTTCAAGAAACCTGGACAGAATTTTGGTCAGAACTGAGCCGAACAGTTCGGGGCACTCCCAAAGCTTCAGAAGCGAAGGGATCAGTCCGGACTTGGGTCACGATCGCAAAACTCGCCAGTCTTTTACCTGATGATCCCGAAATGGCAGAGGCGCAATTGTGGCGATTGAAGTACAGTCGAGCGGAAATTCAAGCGGTTTGTACTGCTTTGAAGGCGTTACCGCAGTTGAAATCGGATTGTGCGATCATCAATTGGTCACTCGCTGAGCAGTATCAATTTTTCCAGGGTGTCGGTGCAGTATTTCCAGCGATCGCGCTGTTGGGATTTGCGATCAAGCTTCCGGTTGAAGGTGTCGCGATGCTGATCGATCGATTTCTCAATCCGGCTGATCCGGTCGCGCATCCGAGTCCAATTTTAACCGGGCAAGATTTGATTAGTTTGTTGCAGATTCCGCCGAGTCCGCAGATTGGGAAAATTTTGGCAGCGTTGCAGTTGGCGCGGGCGGAAGGGAAAATTTCGACGCGTGAAGATGCGATCGAGTTTGCAAAATCTTTCGTCTAA
- a CDS encoding Ycf34 family protein, whose amino-acid sequence MCICVNCHYVDRCTTYNAVETQHEQAHLTETPDFEATEPTINVNIRDRSDYIEMEWDVVGCLSFKEEKGKWAKLRPGELIPT is encoded by the coding sequence ATGTGTATTTGCGTCAATTGCCACTATGTCGATCGCTGTACCACTTATAACGCGGTCGAAACCCAGCACGAACAAGCTCATTTAACTGAAACTCCAGATTTTGAAGCGACCGAACCTACGATCAATGTGAATATTCGCGATCGCAGTGACTACATCGAAATGGAATGGGATGTCGTCGGCTGTCTCAGTTTTAAAGAAGAAAAAGGGAAGTGGGCAAAACTCAGACCCGGCGAACTCATCCCAACTTAA
- a CDS encoding class I SAM-dependent methyltransferase has protein sequence MTAIRETKPRLTSRLVSGLLSIPPVFNLARVRARNMMIKRAESIGVPWTKIVADLQERDWSTEFEKVNNPSLEYPEYYLRPFHAYEKGNLGWEPATEVEVAAYAVHARIWKDAGKDGDRRLRESYHEVLKTQISTAPKDIVDFGCSVGMSTFSLQETFPNSTVTGVDLSPYFLAVAEYQTGDRQNIHWLHAAAESTGLPAASYDLVSACLLFHELPQEAAIAILQEARRLLRPGGHLAMMDMNPRSEVHAKMPPYILTLLKSTEPYLDQYFALDLENAIVQAGFNQPTLTCNSPRHRTLIAQFS, from the coding sequence ATGACAGCAATTCGCGAAACCAAGCCTAGACTGACTTCCCGCCTCGTGAGCGGTCTTTTATCGATTCCGCCTGTGTTCAATCTGGCGAGGGTTCGTGCTCGAAATATGATGATCAAACGGGCGGAATCGATCGGTGTTCCTTGGACAAAAATTGTGGCGGATTTGCAAGAACGCGATTGGTCAACTGAATTTGAAAAAGTAAATAATCCGAGTTTGGAATATCCCGAATATTATTTGCGTCCGTTCCATGCGTATGAGAAAGGAAATTTAGGCTGGGAACCTGCAACAGAAGTAGAGGTTGCGGCGTATGCGGTTCATGCTCGAATTTGGAAAGATGCGGGAAAAGATGGCGATCGACGTTTACGCGAAAGTTATCACGAGGTTTTGAAAACTCAGATTTCTACTGCACCAAAAGATATCGTTGATTTCGGTTGTAGCGTGGGAATGAGTACGTTTTCGCTGCAAGAAACATTCCCGAATTCGACGGTAACAGGTGTTGATCTTTCGCCCTATTTTCTAGCAGTTGCAGAGTATCAAACCGGAGACCGTCAAAATATTCATTGGCTCCATGCGGCAGCGGAATCAACGGGTTTACCTGCGGCTTCGTATGATTTGGTTTCGGCTTGTTTGTTGTTTCATGAATTGCCGCAAGAAGCCGCGATCGCGATTCTTCAAGAAGCGAGAAGATTACTTCGTCCCGGTGGACATTTGGCAATGATGGATATGAATCCACGGTCTGAAGTTCACGCCAAAATGCCGCCTTATATTCTGACTTTATTGAAGAGTACAGAGCCGTATTTAGATCAATATTTTGCGTTGGATTTGGAAAATGCGATCGTTCAAGCAGGGTTCAATCAACCGACGCTCACTTGTAATTCTCCGCGCCATCGAACTTTAATTGCTCAATTCTCCTGA
- a CDS encoding Uma2 family endonuclease codes for MTISTLKWTIEHYHQAVEAGVFDDVHVELLDGELVEMPPEGLPHASLSSDAGDYLRDRLRNRVKIREGHPVTLSNNSEPEPDLAIVQPLGEVYKTEHHPYPENIFWLVEYSESSLEKDLKLKARIYAAANILEYWVINLRTRELIVFRDSLNGEYQSRSTLTSGMIRPIAFPDVEIEVTRLIR; via the coding sequence ATGACGATCAGCACACTGAAATGGACGATCGAACACTATCACCAAGCTGTAGAGGCGGGCGTATTCGATGATGTTCACGTTGAATTATTAGATGGAGAATTAGTTGAAATGCCGCCGGAAGGTCTGCCTCATGCCAGTTTAAGCAGTGATGCGGGTGATTATTTGCGCGATCGACTTAGAAATCGCGTCAAAATTCGAGAAGGACACCCCGTAACGTTATCGAACAATTCTGAGCCAGAACCGGATTTAGCGATCGTTCAACCGCTGGGAGAAGTCTATAAAACTGAACATCACCCTTATCCTGAAAATATCTTTTGGCTAGTCGAATACTCAGAATCGAGCCTTGAAAAAGATTTGAAACTGAAAGCGAGAATCTATGCGGCAGCAAACATTCTTGAGTACTGGGTGATTAATCTCAGAACGAGAGAACTGATTGTGTTTCGCGATTCATTGAATGGAGAATACCAGTCGCGATCGACCTTAACCAGCGGCATGATTCGCCCGATCGCTTTTCCAGATGTCGAAATTGAAGTCACACGCCTGATTCGATGA
- the lexA gene encoding transcriptional repressor LexA has translation MEPLTEAQQQLYDWLVDYIRDHQHAPSIRQMMTAMNLKSPAPVQSRLEHLRNKGYIGWTEGQARTIRILNPLPQGVPIRGAIAATSLVETFPDVEVEYLDLSNLLLKPNHFALKVRGHSMIDALIDDGDIVILQPVNDARTIKNDTIVAAHHQGKATLKYFERKGNKVILKPGNPNRELYPMTEVPASEVEIQGVLVGVWRGYGKI, from the coding sequence ATGGAACCCCTTACCGAAGCCCAACAACAACTTTATGACTGGCTGGTCGATTACATCCGCGACCACCAACATGCTCCCTCGATTCGGCAAATGATGACCGCGATGAATCTGAAGTCTCCGGCTCCCGTCCAAAGCCGCTTGGAGCACCTCCGCAACAAGGGCTACATCGGTTGGACAGAGGGGCAAGCTCGCACGATTCGGATTCTCAACCCCTTGCCACAAGGAGTCCCGATCCGAGGCGCGATCGCAGCAACGAGCTTAGTTGAAACCTTCCCGGATGTAGAAGTCGAATACCTCGACTTATCGAATCTGCTCTTGAAGCCGAATCATTTCGCGCTGAAAGTCCGGGGTCACAGCATGATCGATGCCTTGATCGACGATGGCGATATTGTGATTTTGCAGCCTGTGAACGATGCGAGAACGATCAAGAATGACACGATCGTGGCAGCACACCATCAAGGCAAAGCAACCCTGAAATACTTTGAGCGCAAAGGAAACAAAGTCATTCTCAAACCGGGCAACCCGAACCGTGAACTGTATCCAATGACCGAAGTTCCCGCTTCAGAAGTCGAAATCCAAGGCGTTCTAGTCGGCGTTTGGCGCGGCTACGGCAAGATCTAG
- a CDS encoding DUF2171 domain-containing protein, which yields MDISEIRADLAVYAEGPGGLDGASDVHLGTVEAVEAGNYIKIKKFDSPDGKPHWFPISWVRAVDESAVFLNKTADQALAELSNEAPTGA from the coding sequence ATGGATATTTCTGAAATTAGAGCCGATTTAGCGGTTTATGCTGAAGGTCCAGGTGGACTAGATGGCGCATCAGACGTTCATCTTGGGACGGTTGAGGCAGTTGAGGCAGGTAACTATATCAAGATTAAGAAATTCGATTCTCCTGATGGCAAGCCGCATTGGTTCCCGATCAGTTGGGTTCGGGCAGTGGATGAGAGTGCTGTGTTTTTGAATAAAACTGCTGATCAAGCACTGGCAGAATTGAGCAACGAGGCTCCGACTGGAGCGTAA